From the Tribolium castaneum strain GA2 chromosome 2, icTriCast1.1, whole genome shotgun sequence genome, one window contains:
- the LOC658613 gene encoding glycine dehydrogenase (decarboxylating), mitochondrial, whose translation MYKIVVRTRPFFPKLKNLRFLSPGAPKPDGPLFPHKDEFPSRHIGPRDSDIIQMLDSLGFKSLDELTDKAVPQNIRLNRQLDIEEPVGEYELINRIRKIAERNQIWRSYIGMGYHNCCVPHTIMRNIFENPGWTTQYTPYQPEVSQGRLEGLLNYQTMVSDLTGLDVANASLLDEGTAAAEALSLCYRHNKRRKMLMSDKLHPQTISVVETRLSSLGLQVEVVDVFEADFSNRDVAGVLFQYPDTEGNILDFSTVTEAAHEHGTLVCCATDLLALTLLRPPSEFGADIAVGTSQRLGVPLGYGGPHAGFFACNQSLVRLMPGRMIGVTRDAAGRDGYRLALQTREQHIRRDKATSNICTAQALLANMSAMFAVYHGPQGLKDIGTKIHNMTLVLSHGLQQDGNTLTNELFFDTLRIEPKLSTEEIQRRANAKKINLRYFDDGSVGVSLDETVTFADINDLFEIFGSSHKIEDLLNNPMVREHSITKGEYKRTSPFLTHPVFNSHHSETRIVRYMKILENKDISLVHSMIPLGSCTMKLNSTTEMMPCSFKHFTDIHPFAPLDQTLGYHQLFAELEKDLCAITGYDKISFQPNSGAQGEYAGLRAIQCYHEARGDKNRDVCLIPVSAHGTNPASAQMAGMRIEPVRVKHDGSIDVEDLKAKAEKFNSRLSCMMITYPSTNGLFEETVADVCDIIHKNGGQVYLDGANMNAQVGLCRPGDYGGDVSHLNLHKTFCIPHGGGGPGMGPIGVKSHLAPFLPGHPVVNPLGEDSPTYGVVSAAPFGSSAILPISWAYIKMMGARGLRKATQVAILNANYMSKVLEQHYTTLFKSPTSDLVAHEFIIDTREFKKTANIEAADIAKRLMDYGFHAPTMSWPVAGTLMIEPTESEDKQELDRFCESLISIRQEIKDIEDGVMDKRVNPLKMAPHTQEQVINSAWERPYTREQAAFPAPFVRPEVKVWPTVARIDDIYGDKHLVCTCPPILDEYNY comes from the exons AGTTTGGACGAGTTGACGGACAAGGCCGTTCCACAAAACATTCGCTTGAATCGACAATTGGACATTGAAGAGCCCGTAG GCGAGTACGAGCTGATAAATCGAATACGAAAAATAGCGGAACGAAATCAAATTTGGAGGTCATACATTGGCATGGGGTACCACAATTGTTGCGTACCGCATACCATCATgcgaaatatttttgaaaatccagGCTGGACCACTCAGTATACTCCTTATCAGCCGGAGGTGTCGCAAGGGAGACTCGAAGGGTTGCTCAACTACCAGACAATGGTCTCTGACTTGACGGGTTTGGATGTGGCTAATGCCTCACTTTTGGACGAAGGGACAGCAGCAGCTGAAGCCCTTTCGCTTTGTTATCGACATAATAAGAGGCGAAAGATGCTTATGTCTGATAAACTTCACCCACAAACAATTTCAGTCGTTGAGACACGTTTATCGTCTTTGGGACTTCAAGTCGAAGTTGTGGACGTTTTCGAAGCTGATTTTTCGAACAGAGACGTTGCAGGAGTTCTTTTCCAATATCCAGACACTGAAGGAAACATTCTTGATTTTAGTACGGTCACAGAAGCTGCACATGAACACG GTACTCTAGTGTGTTGCGCTACAGATCTGCTCGCGTTAACTCTTCTCCGACCACCGAGTGAGTTTGGTGCTGATATTGCTGTTGGTACTTCGCAACGGTTGGGGGTACCATTGGGTTATGGAGGGCCCCATGCTGGGTTTTTTGCTTGTAATCAGTCCTTGGTGCGACTTATGCCAGGCAGGATGATTGGAGTGACACGAGATGCTGCTGGTCGAGATGGATATCGTTTGGCATTACAGACACGTGAACAACACATCAGAAGAGATAAGGCTACAAGTAATATTTGTACCGCTCAGGCGTTACTAGCGAATATGTCGGCTATGTTTGCGGTGTACCATGGACCACAAGGGCTTAAAGATATTGgtactaaaatacacaacatgaCGTTG GTATTAAGCCACGGCTTGCAGCAAGACGGTAACACCTTAACGAACGAACTCTTCTTCGACACTCTCCGAATCGAACCAAAACTCTCCACCGAAGAGATCCAACGTCGAGCCAACGCGAAAAAAATCAACCTACGATATTTCGACGACGGCTCAGTCGGAGTCTCCCTCGACGAAACAGTCACTTTCGCCGACATTAACGACCTGTTTGAAATATTCGGCAGTTCGCACAAAATCGAAGACTTGCTCAACAACCCAATGGTGCGCGAACACTCAATCACCAAAGGCGAATACAAAAGAACCTCCCCGTTTCTAACACACCCAGTATTTAACTCACACCATTCCGAAACTAGGATCGTTCGCTACATGAAAATCTTGGAGAATAAGGACATTTCTCTGGTCCATTCGATGATCCCGCTTGGTTCTTGCACAATGAAACTTAACTCAACGACAGAGATGATGCCTTGTTCCTTCAAACACTTTACTGATATTCATCCGTTTGCGCCTTTGGATCAAACTTTGGGGTATCACCAGTTGTTTGCAGAGCTTGAGAAAGATCTTTGTGCCATCACTGGGTATGACAAGATTAGTTTCCAGCCGAATAGTGGCGCCCAAGGTGAATATGCAGGTCTGAGGGCCATTCAGTGCTACCATGAAGCCCGAGGTGATAAAAATCGGGACGTTTGTTTGATTCCTGTGAGTGCCCATGGGACGAACCCAGCAAGTGCCCAAATGGCCGGGATGCGGATTGAACCAGTCAGAGTGAAACATGATGGTTCGATCGATGTCGAAGATCTTAAAGCGAAGGCCGAGAAGTTCAACAGTCGTCTCTCGTGCATGATGATCACCTACCCATCAACTAATGGACTTTTTGAGGAAACGGTCGCAGATGTGTGTGATATTATCCATAAAAACGGTGGTCAGGTCTACCTAGATGGTGCCAACATGAACGCACAAGTCGGATTGTGCCGACCTGGTGATTACGGCGGTGACGTCTCCCATCTGAACTTGCACAAAACCTTCTGCATACCGCATGGAGGTGGTGGTCCTGGTATGGGTCCAATCGGGGTCAAGTCACACCTAGCACCCTTTTTGCCGGGTCATCCCGTCGTCAACCCCTTGGGCGAAGACTCCCCAACTTATGGTGTTGTAAGTGCCGCACCTTTCGGTTCCTCTGCCATTCTCCCCATTTCGTGGGCTTATATCAAAATGATGGGCGCTCGAGGTTTGAGGAAAGCCACCCAAGTCGCGATTCTAAACGCCAATTACATGTCAAAAGTATTAGAACAACACTACACCACTTTGTTTAAGAGCCCAACGTCGGATTTGGTCGCTCACGAGTTTATTATTGACACAAGAGAGTTTAAAAAGACTGCCAATATCGAAGCTGCAGATATTGCGAAAAGACTGATGGATTATGGGTTCCATGCGCCCACCATGTCCTGGCCTGTGGCTGGGACTTTGATGATTGAACCGACGGAATCGGAGGATAAGCAGGAGTTGGACCGGTTTTGTGAATCGTTGATTTCGATTAGACAGGAGATTAAGGATATTGAGGACGGGGTTATGGATAAAAGGGTGAATCCGTTGAAGATGGCGCCGCATACGCAAGAACAGGTTATTAACAGTGCTTGGGAGAGGCCGTATACGAGGGAACAGGCGGCGTTTCCGGCTCCGTTTGTGAGGCCAGAAGTTAAAGTTTGGCCGACGGTTGCAAGGATTGATGATATTTATGGCGATAAGCATCTCGTGTGTACGTGCCCCCCCATTTTGGACGAATACAATTACTAA